From one Vanacampus margaritifer isolate UIUO_Vmar chromosome 12, RoL_Vmar_1.0, whole genome shotgun sequence genomic stretch:
- the LOC144061645 gene encoding uncharacterized protein LOC144061645 — MPLSIKPIKLTIKVTDKLSSSLFTPVLRVCNCLNGGTCVSDSIIENHLHGKFQALGCLCPKGFSGKFCGTIADPCKGKPCFRGLRCQSDLQSGNFNCGQCPNSTVSNGKQGYKCFEHDMCMPPFTFPCHEDATCTSTKHNYTCACKPGFFGNGFNCTDIDECAEMSTCPNAKFECKNEPGSVACFCRYKNAEDSDGCGDSANPPGGNVFNVSVDWRRNRADGLEQLVSILSLGFQNKFYNASKKNPGQSSSPRPVEYRINVSSDTPHWYIRDYLARVSSRYDIGTIEVDDLDECTAKEAACVHPALCINTYGGYRCVCNGTTEVDETQSCVLTDRDNVNNKNIDLILGLVLGIGIPLLLLLAALACFCCCCKKTVTGDLPQLLANNVQERNNPPPFNYSDPTLHYMTHCSPRIIDNITPRQRVR, encoded by the exons ATGCCCCTGAGCATCAAACCCATCAAGCTTACTATTAAGGTCACAGACAAGCTCTCCAGCTCCTTGTTTACCCCTGTTCTGCGTGTCTGCAACTGCCTTAATGGAGGGACCTGTGTGTCTGACAGCATCATTGAAAACCACCTACACGGAAAGTTCCAG GCTTTAGGGTGCCTATGCCCAAAAGGATTTAGTGGGAAGTTTTGTGGAACTATTGCAGATCCATGTAAAGGTAAGCCATGTTTCCGAGGACTACGTTGTCAATCGGATTTACAGAGCGGCAACTTCAACTGTGGACAGTGTCCTAATAGTACCGTGTCCAATGGAAAACAGGGATACAAGTGCTTTGAGCATG ACATGTGCATGCCTCCTTTCACCTTCCCTTGCCACGAAGATGCGACTTGCACCAGCACTAAACACAACTACACCTGCGCATGTAAACCTGGCTTTTTCGGAAATGGGTTCAATTGTACAG ATATTGACGAGTGTGCTGAGATGTCAACGTGCCCCAATGCCAAGTTTGAGTGTAAGAACGAACCAGGATCTGTCGCCTGCTTCTGCAGATACAAGAATGCTGAGGACTCTGACGGATGCG GTGACTCTGCTAATCCTCCAG GGGGCAACGTGTTCAATGTGTCAGTGGAttggaggaggaacagagctGATGGACTTGAGCAG cTGGTCAGCATTCTTTCCCTAGGCTTCCAGAACAAATTCTATAACGCCAGTAAGAAGAATCCAGGACAGAGTTCCAGTCCACGTCCGGTTGAGTATCGCATCAATGTGTCCAGTGACACACCTCACTGGTACATCAGAGACTACCTGGCCAGAGTCAGCAGCCGATATGACATCGGAACCATAGAAGTTGATG ATCTGGATGAGTGTACGGCCAAGGAGGCGGCGTGTGTGCACCCTGCCCTCTGCATCAACACGTATGGAGGCTACAGGTGTGTGTGCAATGGCACAACTGAGGTGGATGAAACACAATCCTGCGTATTAA CAGATAGAGACAACgtgaacaacaaaaacatagatCTTATACTGGGCCTGGTTCTGGGCATTGGCATCCCcctgctgctccttctggctGCACTGGCCtgtttctgctgctgctgcaagaAGACTGTGACTGGAGA tcTGCCTCAATTGTTAGCAAACAACGTACAGGAACGAAACAATCCGCCGCCCTTCAACTACTCGGACCCGACTCTGCACTACATGACCCACTGCAGTCCCCGGATCATAGACAACATCACACCCCGGCAACGCGTCAGATAG